A region from the Sandaracinus amylolyticus genome encodes:
- a CDS encoding lactonase family protein — protein sequence MLGPLLAALMCAACGGDDDASDPRDASTPGIDASDAPEIDADVREDAASPSDAGTPDGGGPMRETFVYVGLTSGDLVVYALDASSGALTERSRTRTGDFPSFLAPSPDGRFLYVVHEGAAELAALEVTPGTGAVRVIDRAATEGGGPTHVAVSPDGRFVAAANYGGGSVPIFPIEAGGMIGDRLDLERPGGQAHQVVFDAGGTHLYAVSKEDALVAQYAVSASGLAPLTPPSRAMRPGAGSRHLALSPDERFAYVIHELDSTITVHARAADATLGPELQRISTREEGASGGNTTAEILVHPSGRFLYGSNRGDDDVVRFRIGSDGLLALEGHESTRGRTPRSMTLTPDARLLIVANQDSRDVQVFAVDPTSGALTHRMGITADANAWYVGAFAIPTE from the coding sequence GTGTTGGGGCCGCTGCTCGCCGCGCTCATGTGCGCGGCGTGCGGCGGAGACGACGACGCGAGCGATCCACGCGACGCGAGCACCCCGGGCATCGACGCGAGCGACGCGCCGGAGATCGACGCGGACGTGCGCGAGGACGCTGCGTCGCCGAGCGACGCGGGCACACCGGACGGGGGTGGCCCGATGCGTGAGACGTTCGTCTACGTCGGGCTGACGAGCGGCGATCTCGTCGTGTACGCGCTCGACGCGTCGAGCGGCGCGCTCACCGAGCGCAGCCGCACGCGCACCGGCGACTTCCCGTCGTTCCTCGCGCCGTCGCCCGACGGACGATTCCTCTACGTCGTGCACGAGGGCGCGGCCGAGCTCGCGGCGCTCGAGGTCACGCCCGGCACCGGCGCGGTGCGCGTCATCGATCGCGCGGCCACCGAGGGCGGCGGTCCGACCCACGTCGCGGTGAGCCCCGACGGGCGATTCGTCGCCGCTGCGAACTACGGCGGCGGCTCGGTCCCGATCTTCCCGATCGAAGCGGGCGGGATGATCGGCGATCGCCTCGACCTCGAGCGTCCCGGCGGGCAGGCCCACCAGGTCGTGTTCGATGCGGGCGGCACGCATCTGTATGCCGTGAGCAAAGAAGATGCGCTGGTCGCGCAGTACGCGGTGTCCGCGAGCGGTCTCGCGCCGCTCACGCCGCCGAGCCGCGCGATGCGCCCCGGCGCGGGCTCGCGTCACCTCGCGCTCTCGCCCGACGAGCGCTTCGCGTACGTGATCCACGAGCTCGACTCGACGATCACGGTGCACGCGCGCGCCGCCGACGCGACGCTCGGGCCCGAGCTCCAGCGCATCTCGACGCGCGAAGAGGGCGCGAGCGGCGGGAACACGACCGCGGAGATCCTGGTGCACCCGAGCGGGCGCTTCCTCTACGGCTCGAACCGCGGCGACGACGACGTGGTGCGCTTCCGCATCGGGAGCGACGGCCTCCTCGCGCTCGAGGGACACGAGAGCACGCGCGGTCGCACGCCGCGCAGCATGACGCTCACGCCCGACGCGCGACTGCTGATCGTCGCGAACCAGGACTCGCGCGACGTGCAGGTGTTCGCCGTGGACCCGACGAGCGGCGCGCTCACCCATCGCATGGGCATCACGGCCGACGCGAACGCGTGGTACGTGGGCGCGTTCGCGATCCCGACGGAGTGA
- a CDS encoding YncE family protein: MMQSEAEVVREVVPVADGGRMHGVTIDHALVWFARDGELVAFDPARDEVVRRLPVGAADAGTAFDGEHLYQLAKGTILVLDPRDGRVVRTMPAPGKGDDTGMAWADGHLWIGQGRGARIHKVDAKTGEVVRTLTSDRFVTGVSVIDGALWHGTMKDGEPCELRRLGEDGTVEEAMRVPVPRVAGIEGTRDGGFWCAGENGRLRLVRRKR; encoded by the coding sequence ATGATGCAGAGCGAAGCAGAGGTGGTGCGCGAGGTGGTGCCGGTCGCCGACGGAGGGCGCATGCACGGCGTGACGATCGACCACGCGCTCGTGTGGTTCGCGCGCGACGGAGAGCTGGTCGCGTTCGATCCCGCGCGCGACGAGGTGGTGCGCCGTCTGCCGGTGGGCGCGGCGGACGCGGGCACCGCGTTCGACGGAGAGCATCTCTACCAGCTCGCGAAGGGCACGATCCTGGTGCTCGATCCGCGCGATGGTCGGGTGGTGCGCACGATGCCCGCGCCGGGCAAGGGCGACGACACCGGCATGGCGTGGGCCGACGGGCACCTGTGGATCGGGCAGGGCCGCGGCGCGCGCATCCACAAGGTCGACGCGAAGACCGGCGAGGTGGTGCGCACGCTGACGTCGGATCGATTCGTGACCGGCGTGTCGGTGATCGACGGAGCGCTGTGGCACGGGACGATGAAGGACGGGGAGCCGTGCGAGCTGCGGCGGCTCGGCGAGGACGGCACGGTCGAGGAGGCGATGCGCGTGCCGGTCCCGCGCGTCGCCGGCATCGAGGGCACGCGCGACGGCGGCTTCTGGTGCGCTGGCGAGAACGGCCGGCTCCGGCTGGTGCGCCGCAAGCGCTGA
- a CDS encoding FKBP-type peptidyl-prolyl cis-trans isomerase yields MSIVADGKVVSIDYVLRDESGKELDRSSESAPLVYLHGARGIVPGLEEALAGKSVGDRVEARVPPDKGYGPKRNVKPQEVLRSRFPAEANVVKGAQFVAEGPNGRPMPIWVTKVQGRTIYVTSEHPLAGVTLVFDVTIRDVRDATEEEKAHGHAHGPGGHHDH; encoded by the coding sequence GTGAGCATCGTGGCCGACGGCAAGGTGGTGAGCATCGACTACGTCCTTCGCGACGAGAGCGGCAAGGAGCTCGATCGCTCGAGCGAGAGCGCGCCGCTCGTGTACCTGCACGGTGCGCGCGGGATCGTGCCCGGCCTCGAGGAGGCGCTCGCGGGCAAGTCGGTGGGCGATCGCGTCGAGGCGCGCGTTCCGCCCGACAAGGGCTACGGACCGAAGCGCAACGTGAAGCCGCAGGAGGTCCTGCGCTCGCGCTTCCCCGCGGAGGCGAACGTCGTGAAGGGCGCGCAGTTCGTCGCGGAAGGGCCGAACGGGCGCCCGATGCCGATCTGGGTGACGAAGGTGCAGGGCCGCACGATCTACGTGACCTCGGAGCACCCGCTCGCCGGGGTCACGCTCGTGTTCGACGTGACGATCCGCGACGTGCGCGACGCGACCGAGGAAGAGAAGGCGCACGGTCACGCGCACGGGCCGGGCGGCCACCACGATCACTGA
- a CDS encoding DoxX family protein, with protein MQIGDLFTETSPWMVDTALLVGRVFIGVCFVVHALGKLGVVGKGNMEQFASWLASLGVPFAPLQARIAMLSELVGGALLAAGLMTRGACVVLFFTMVVAGVLGHRGAGYLITNDPPGAEYTINLAVICVMFALIGPGSYSLDAALF; from the coding sequence ATGCAGATCGGCGACCTGTTCACCGAAACTTCGCCATGGATGGTCGACACCGCGCTCCTCGTGGGGCGCGTGTTCATCGGTGTGTGCTTCGTCGTCCACGCGCTCGGAAAGCTCGGCGTCGTCGGCAAGGGCAACATGGAGCAGTTCGCGAGCTGGCTCGCGAGCCTCGGCGTGCCGTTCGCGCCGCTGCAGGCGCGGATCGCGATGCTCTCGGAGCTGGTCGGCGGCGCGCTGCTCGCTGCGGGCCTGATGACGCGCGGCGCGTGCGTCGTGCTGTTCTTCACGATGGTGGTCGCGGGCGTGCTCGGGCATCGCGGCGCGGGCTACCTGATCACCAACGATCCGCCGGGCGCCGAGTACACGATCAACCTCGCGGTGATCTGCGTGATGTTCGCGCTGATCGGGCCGGGCTCGTACTCGCTCGACGCGGCGCTCTTCTGA
- a CDS encoding CAP domain-containing protein: MTSRALLAIALTVSTGCVGVLDSGGTQASSRRDGGREVPRDPRDGGAPIEEVDATTPPPLDDAGTSMPPPAIDAATPPAIDAGPSDPCGGLTLAGRCDGDVARWCEDGAIREQSCSDGCGVVEGRSRCLPPPPPPPTGCASAIEAAELALTNAARREAGLSDLVCDEGLARAARLHSQDMCNQNYFMHDSLDGRSFVDRIDEQGVSWRTVGENIAHGYTTPEAVHTGWMNSDGHRRNILNGAFGRIGIGYVECGGRPYWTQDFAN; encoded by the coding sequence GTGACCTCACGAGCTCTCCTCGCGATCGCGCTCACCGTGTCGACGGGCTGCGTCGGTGTGCTCGACTCGGGAGGCACGCAGGCGTCGTCCCGACGCGATGGAGGGCGCGAGGTCCCACGCGATCCCCGCGACGGCGGCGCACCGATCGAAGAGGTCGACGCGACCACGCCGCCTCCGCTCGACGACGCGGGCACCTCGATGCCGCCGCCCGCGATCGACGCCGCGACGCCGCCCGCGATCGACGCGGGACCGAGCGATCCCTGCGGAGGCCTCACGCTCGCGGGTCGCTGCGACGGAGACGTCGCGCGCTGGTGCGAGGACGGTGCGATCCGCGAGCAGTCGTGCAGCGACGGATGTGGCGTCGTCGAGGGACGCAGTCGCTGCCTGCCGCCGCCTCCTCCGCCACCGACCGGATGTGCGAGCGCGATCGAAGCGGCGGAGCTCGCGCTCACCAACGCGGCACGGCGCGAGGCGGGCCTCTCCGATCTGGTGTGCGACGAAGGGCTCGCGCGCGCGGCACGCCTGCACTCGCAGGACATGTGCAATCAGAACTACTTCATGCACGACTCGCTCGACGGCCGCTCGTTCGTGGATCGCATCGACGAACAAGGCGTGTCGTGGCGGACGGTCGGCGAGAACATCGCGCATGGCTACACCACGCCGGAGGCGGTGCACACGGGATGGATGAACAGCGACGGTCATCGACGGAACATCCTGAACGGCGCGTTCGGGCGCATCGGGATCGGGTACGTGGAGTGCGGCGGCAGGCCGTACTGGACGCAGGACTTCGCGAACTGA
- a CDS encoding C-type lectin domain-containing protein: MRSLARESILFFSALTAAVGCGRLGYDPQALDGFDAAVEDAARPGDSASHGELDAAFVLDATEPHVLDAAPAEDATPPIDATPSIEPDAGRDAGPRPDGGPAPPGCFAAWHLGRRYLSCEDARSRNDASMRCADLGMRLVRIDDAAEQDFVAGVRAADRVWIGATDEVREGDWTWNDGTLFFRDTTAGGQPIGDAYVRWGAAEPNGARRENCAMIVASSVWIDEDCTMAVPYVCEAL, from the coding sequence GTGCGATCGCTTGCGCGCGAAAGCATTCTGTTCTTCTCCGCCCTGACTGCTGCGGTCGGCTGCGGTCGCCTCGGGTACGACCCGCAGGCGCTCGATGGCTTCGACGCGGCGGTCGAGGACGCGGCGCGACCGGGCGACTCGGCGAGCCACGGCGAGCTCGACGCGGCCTTCGTGCTCGACGCGACCGAGCCTCACGTCCTCGACGCGGCGCCCGCCGAAGACGCGACGCCCCCGATCGATGCGACGCCGTCGATCGAGCCCGACGCGGGGCGCGACGCCGGCCCTCGTCCCGACGGCGGGCCCGCACCGCCGGGGTGCTTCGCGGCGTGGCACCTCGGGCGCCGCTATCTCTCGTGCGAGGACGCGCGGTCGCGCAACGACGCCTCGATGCGCTGCGCCGATCTCGGCATGCGCCTCGTGCGCATCGACGACGCGGCGGAGCAGGACTTCGTCGCGGGCGTGCGCGCGGCGGATCGCGTGTGGATCGGCGCGACCGACGAGGTGCGCGAGGGCGACTGGACCTGGAACGACGGCACGCTCTTCTTCCGCGACACGACGGCCGGCGGCCAGCCGATCGGCGATGCCTACGTGCGCTGGGGCGCGGCGGAGCCCAACGGCGCGCGCCGCGAGAACTGCGCGATGATCGTGGCGAGCTCGGTGTGGATCGACGAGGACTGCACGATGGCGGTCCCCTACGTCTGCGAAGCGCTGTGA
- a CDS encoding response regulator, protein MRLLVLDDDDDLRELLCVFAESVGAERCTCAASFEQLRAAANDALSCDVAILDVNLGPAAPSGVDAYEWLREHRFAGEIVFLTGHARSHPLVRRALALPGVRVLEKPIDVEVLRALVQGRAP, encoded by the coding sequence GTGCGCCTCCTCGTGCTCGACGACGACGACGATCTGCGCGAGCTGCTCTGTGTGTTCGCCGAGAGCGTCGGCGCGGAGCGCTGCACCTGCGCCGCGTCGTTCGAGCAGCTGCGCGCGGCCGCGAACGACGCGCTCTCCTGCGACGTCGCGATCCTCGACGTGAACCTCGGGCCCGCGGCGCCGAGCGGCGTCGACGCGTACGAGTGGCTCCGCGAGCACCGCTTCGCGGGCGAGATCGTGTTCCTCACCGGGCATGCGCGGTCGCACCCACTCGTGCGTCGCGCGCTCGCGCTGCCCGGGGTGCGGGTGCTCGAGAAGCCGATCGACGTCGAAGTGCTGCGCGCGCTCGTGCAGGGGCGCGCTCCATGA
- a CDS encoding tetratricopeptide repeat protein has protein sequence MTSLRAVFCSLLLIVPLSSMRSVASAQECSHACPRRERDARGCCLSPEDRMAARCVPAQPAQCVVAGLAFERGEGVTTDVARAGALYRRACATRHAEGCRRLGAMTRTGVGVTRDSDQALILFRTACDQGDAEACFQHAEMHEQGEGTPVDTTRARERYDRSCQLGFAQACWRVATLINDSAAPEDATLATSLLDRSCRAGIAEACRTLAERYVSGRGVAADTTQALRLFESGCAGDDVLSCERLSVILRDGGIAAAEQRRTERLLERACRSGRGPACNELGLIFEEQGGRVAARAAEFYRLACEDGEPIGCGNLGRAYQEGIGVAVDLEAGVRLFRQGCDGGEPGSCVSLGLATEDGRGITRDVAAAARLYRQACDQADSLGCIHLGRLLDEGRGVTRDLAESLRLFRRACEQQDDLYGCANLGLMYERGRGVPADPARAAALYTQACDGGELLGCASLGAMIEQGLGAPADPARAVVLYTQACDGGELYGCTRLGLAFRAGTGVAQDDGRALELVTRACDGGELRGCNALGYFLERGLGIAADAARAGELYSRACEGGIPNGCTSLGTLAISRDPGAAAALFQRACDAGHMLACSNLGSLHELGSGVPRDVRRAVELWGRACEGREPRGCFNLGRAYESGLIGGTASASRARPHYQRACTAGYAEACERLGAR, from the coding sequence ATGACCTCGCTTCGTGCCGTCTTCTGCTCGCTCCTCTTGATCGTCCCACTCTCCTCGATGCGCTCGGTCGCGAGCGCGCAGGAGTGCTCGCACGCGTGCCCACGCCGCGAGCGCGACGCGCGCGGATGCTGCCTCTCGCCCGAGGATCGGATGGCCGCGCGTTGTGTGCCCGCGCAGCCGGCGCAGTGCGTCGTCGCCGGGCTCGCGTTCGAGCGCGGCGAGGGCGTGACCACCGACGTCGCGCGCGCAGGCGCGCTCTATCGACGCGCGTGCGCGACGCGTCACGCCGAGGGCTGTCGTCGTCTCGGCGCGATGACGCGCACCGGCGTCGGCGTGACGCGCGACTCCGATCAAGCGCTGATCTTGTTCCGCACCGCGTGCGATCAGGGCGACGCCGAGGCGTGCTTCCAGCACGCCGAGATGCACGAGCAGGGCGAGGGCACGCCCGTCGACACGACGCGCGCCCGAGAGCGCTACGACCGCTCGTGTCAGCTCGGCTTCGCGCAGGCGTGCTGGCGCGTCGCGACGTTGATCAACGACAGCGCCGCGCCCGAGGACGCGACGCTCGCGACGTCGCTGCTCGATCGCAGCTGTCGCGCCGGCATCGCCGAGGCGTGTCGCACGCTCGCGGAGCGCTACGTGAGCGGGCGCGGCGTCGCCGCGGACACCACGCAGGCGCTGCGGCTCTTCGAGAGCGGATGCGCGGGCGACGACGTGCTCTCGTGCGAGCGGCTCAGCGTGATCTTGCGCGACGGAGGCATCGCCGCGGCGGAGCAGCGCCGCACCGAGCGACTGCTCGAGCGAGCGTGTCGCTCGGGCCGTGGCCCGGCGTGCAACGAGCTCGGGCTGATCTTCGAGGAGCAGGGCGGTCGGGTCGCGGCGCGCGCCGCGGAATTCTATCGGCTCGCGTGCGAGGACGGAGAGCCGATCGGCTGCGGGAACCTGGGGCGCGCGTACCAGGAGGGCATCGGCGTCGCGGTCGACCTCGAGGCCGGCGTGCGCTTGTTCCGCCAGGGATGCGACGGCGGCGAGCCCGGCTCGTGCGTGTCGCTCGGGCTCGCGACGGAAGACGGACGCGGCATCACGCGCGACGTCGCGGCGGCGGCGCGGCTCTATCGTCAGGCGTGCGATCAGGCGGACTCGCTGGGCTGCATCCACCTCGGGCGACTGCTCGACGAAGGGCGCGGCGTGACCCGTGATCTCGCGGAGTCGCTGCGCCTCTTCCGCCGCGCGTGCGAGCAGCAGGACGATCTCTACGGCTGCGCGAACCTCGGGCTCATGTACGAGCGCGGTCGTGGTGTGCCCGCGGATCCCGCGCGCGCCGCCGCGCTCTACACGCAGGCGTGCGACGGCGGTGAGCTGCTCGGGTGCGCGAGCCTCGGCGCGATGATCGAGCAGGGCCTGGGCGCGCCGGCCGATCCCGCGCGCGCGGTCGTGCTCTACACGCAAGCGTGCGACGGCGGCGAGCTCTACGGGTGCACGCGCCTCGGCCTCGCGTTCCGCGCGGGCACCGGCGTCGCGCAGGACGACGGGCGCGCGCTCGAGCTGGTCACGCGCGCGTGCGACGGCGGCGAGCTGCGCGGGTGCAACGCGCTCGGCTACTTCCTCGAGCGCGGGCTCGGCATCGCGGCGGACGCGGCGCGCGCCGGAGAGCTCTACTCGCGCGCGTGCGAGGGCGGCATCCCGAACGGGTGCACGAGCCTCGGCACGCTCGCGATCAGCCGCGATCCCGGGGCGGCGGCGGCGCTCTTCCAGCGCGCGTGCGACGCCGGGCACATGCTCGCGTGCAGCAACCTCGGCTCGCTCCACGAGCTCGGGAGCGGCGTGCCGCGCGACGTGCGCCGCGCCGTCGAGCTGTGGGGACGCGCCTGCGAGGGACGCGAGCCGCGCGGCTGCTTCAACCTCGGGCGCGCCTACGAGAGCGGCCTGATCGGCGGCACTGCGTCCGCCTCGCGCGCGCGACCGCACTACCAGCGCGCGTGCACCGCGGGGTACGCCGAGGCGTGCGAGCGCCTCGGAGCGCGCTGA
- a CDS encoding CBS domain-containing protein, whose translation MTHGYGLVLPLMISNSVAYLIARRFRPTPIYEALLAQDGIKLPHGATSRGSLASLVVSGAMTRDIVTIPAGTSARDAAQITARHGHGTYPVLDDDGRFVGLLSEARLQRSLAEKEDARPVRDIAKHRDYCVADETLLRAVTRMTRLGVRQLPVLERGTHRLVGMLAMSDVMRAQMRAEGEHGGASSSTDRLTLEALPPVPRRDHSASQT comes from the coding sequence ATGACGCACGGCTACGGGCTGGTGCTGCCGCTGATGATCTCGAACAGCGTCGCGTACCTGATCGCGCGCCGGTTCCGTCCGACGCCGATCTACGAAGCGCTGCTCGCGCAGGACGGGATCAAGCTCCCGCACGGAGCGACGTCGCGCGGCTCCCTCGCGTCGCTCGTCGTGTCGGGCGCGATGACCCGCGACATCGTCACGATCCCCGCGGGCACGAGCGCGCGCGACGCAGCGCAGATCACCGCGCGCCACGGGCACGGGACGTACCCGGTGCTCGACGACGACGGACGCTTCGTCGGTCTGCTCAGCGAGGCGCGGCTGCAGCGATCGCTCGCGGAGAAGGAGGACGCGCGACCAGTGCGCGACATCGCGAAGCACCGCGACTACTGCGTGGCCGACGAGACGCTCCTGCGCGCCGTGACGCGCATGACGCGGCTCGGAGTGCGGCAGCTCCCGGTGCTCGAGCGCGGGACCCACCGGCTCGTCGGCATGCTGGCGATGAGCGACGTCATGCGCGCCCAGATGCGCGCCGAGGGCGAGCACGGCGGCGCATCGAGCTCGACGGATCGCCTGACGCTCGAGGCCCTACCGCCGGTGCCGCGTCGGGATCACAGCGCTTCGCAGACGTAG
- a CDS encoding cation:proton antiporter, with the protein MRTFVHALLAVAVCGLMEAARRTAAPGDPRASGSAILLGVGFVLIVSWALSRIVEQLRLPKLTGYMAAGITAGPFVLGYLDHEVVRGLSQVNGVAVALIALTAGSEINVRAMRSLMRSIGWISFVAVIGTAVVLSLVAYAISPELPFFEGVPEHERMALAAVIGIVVASGSPAVVVAIRAETRADGPTARTVLGVVVIADLIVILLFAIASSVARAIALGDADQDTTLRALAWELFGSMTIGLVTGVLLAVGMRLLKRSGGAGMFAMTTCLVAAEVGRRIHLDPLLLMLTAGMFVENVAGEGEELRHTYEDASLPVFVLFFTVVGASIRLDVLPVVVVPAAILVGVRAAGLLGGTRIAARLADAPTAVEKWAGFGLLPQAGLANALAILVARTFPGYGDGMSALLLGIVALNAVLTPALFRLALVRSGEAFPDEPEPALA; encoded by the coding sequence ATGCGAACGTTCGTGCACGCCCTGCTCGCCGTCGCGGTGTGCGGCCTGATGGAGGCCGCAAGACGCACCGCAGCGCCCGGCGATCCGCGCGCGAGCGGCTCCGCGATCCTGCTCGGAGTGGGGTTCGTCCTGATCGTCTCGTGGGCGCTGAGCCGCATCGTCGAGCAGCTTCGCCTGCCCAAGCTGACGGGCTACATGGCGGCCGGGATCACGGCGGGGCCCTTCGTGCTCGGGTACCTCGACCACGAGGTCGTGCGCGGGCTGAGCCAGGTGAACGGCGTCGCGGTGGCGCTGATCGCGCTCACCGCGGGCAGCGAGATCAACGTGCGCGCGATGCGCTCGCTGATGCGCTCGATCGGCTGGATCAGCTTCGTCGCGGTGATCGGCACCGCGGTGGTGCTCTCGTTGGTCGCGTATGCGATCAGCCCCGAGCTCCCGTTCTTCGAGGGCGTGCCGGAGCACGAGCGGATGGCGCTCGCGGCGGTCATCGGCATCGTCGTCGCGTCGGGCTCGCCGGCGGTCGTGGTCGCGATCCGCGCCGAGACGCGCGCCGACGGGCCGACCGCGCGCACGGTCCTGGGCGTCGTGGTGATCGCGGATCTCATCGTGATCCTGCTCTTCGCGATCGCGTCGTCGGTCGCGCGCGCGATCGCGCTCGGCGACGCGGACCAGGACACGACGCTGCGCGCGCTCGCGTGGGAGCTCTTCGGCTCGATGACGATCGGCCTCGTCACCGGCGTGCTGCTCGCGGTCGGCATGCGTCTGCTCAAGCGCAGCGGCGGCGCGGGCATGTTCGCGATGACGACGTGCCTCGTCGCGGCCGAGGTCGGCCGCCGGATCCACCTCGATCCGCTGCTCCTGATGCTCACCGCGGGGATGTTCGTGGAGAACGTCGCGGGCGAGGGCGAGGAGCTGCGGCACACCTACGAGGACGCGTCGCTGCCGGTGTTCGTCCTCTTCTTCACCGTCGTCGGCGCGTCGATCCGGCTCGACGTGCTGCCGGTGGTGGTCGTGCCCGCGGCGATCCTCGTCGGCGTGCGCGCGGCCGGCCTGCTCGGCGGCACGCGCATCGCGGCGCGCCTCGCCGATGCGCCCACCGCGGTCGAGAAGTGGGCCGGGTTCGGGCTCCTCCCGCAGGCCGGGCTCGCGAACGCGCTCGCGATCCTCGTCGCGCGCACGTTCCCGGGCTACGGCGACGGAATGAGCGCGCTGCTGCTCGGCATCGTCGCGCTCAACGCGGTGCTCACGCCCGCGCTGTTCCGGCTCGCGCTCGTGCGGAGCGGCGAGGCCTTCCCCGACGAGCCCGAGCCGGCGCTCGCGTGA
- a CDS encoding helix-turn-helix transcriptional regulator gives MPARALMQCAMLSVIDYRCTVGLGSVPFPEQHRAHTLAYVRKGTFGYRTRGVRHELVPGSVLVGRPGDEYVCSHEHACGDECLSFQLSPALVGAFGDAFTRVAALPPLPEIVVLGELAQAAASGASDVGLDEIGLALAHRFVALALGRTPTPTKAGARDRRRAIDAALFLDACSREEIDLERTAREVDLSPFHFLRVFSSVVGVTPHQYLVRARIRRAAHALSEGDRAIAEIAFDVGFGDLSNFVRTFRRAAGLTPRAYRDVARGRRKICQEARNAI, from the coding sequence ATGCCGGCGCGAGCCCTCATGCAGTGCGCGATGCTCTCGGTGATCGACTACCGATGCACCGTCGGGCTCGGCAGCGTGCCGTTCCCCGAGCAGCATCGCGCGCACACGCTCGCGTACGTCCGCAAGGGCACGTTCGGATATCGCACGCGCGGCGTGCGGCACGAGCTGGTCCCGGGCTCGGTGCTCGTCGGCCGTCCCGGCGACGAGTACGTGTGCAGCCACGAGCACGCGTGCGGGGACGAGTGCCTGTCGTTCCAGCTCTCGCCCGCGCTCGTCGGCGCGTTCGGTGATGCGTTCACGCGCGTCGCGGCGCTGCCGCCCCTGCCCGAGATCGTCGTGCTCGGCGAGCTCGCGCAGGCGGCGGCGTCGGGCGCGAGCGACGTGGGGCTCGACGAGATCGGGCTCGCGCTGGCGCATCGCTTCGTCGCGCTCGCGCTCGGCCGCACGCCCACACCGACGAAGGCGGGCGCGCGCGATCGCCGGCGCGCGATCGACGCCGCGCTCTTCCTCGATGCGTGCTCGCGCGAGGAGATCGATCTCGAGCGCACCGCGCGCGAGGTCGATCTGAGCCCGTTCCACTTCCTGCGCGTGTTCTCGAGCGTCGTCGGCGTCACGCCGCACCAGTACCTCGTGCGCGCGCGCATCCGCCGCGCGGCGCACGCGCTCTCGGAGGGCGATCGCGCGATCGCGGAGATCGCGTTCGACGTGGGCTTCGGCGATCTCAGCAACTTCGTGCGCACGTTCCGGCGCGCGGCCGGGCTCACGCCGCGTGCGTATCGCGACGTCGCGCGCGGGCGCCGCAAGATCTGCCAAGAGGCGCGCAACGCGATCTGA